The region CACACATAAAAATAGTGTATACGGCAAGGATAATTGAGCAAATGCTTCAAAATATGATAAGAAAATAACTCAAGAAGCTGCTGACATAATTAAGAAACAAGTCCAAGGTCAAGAAGGATATTTAGTAGAATTATCTTCAACATTTGAATATAAAAATAATAAGATTTCTCTAAAGAAAGGCAATAAAGAATTAGATGCTGTTTATTTAGGAAAAATTTATGAAGGAAATGAAAAAGAATATTTCTTCTTAAAGAAATCGCAAGTTGAAAATGAAGTAGTTTCATCAAATAAAATTTTAAATAAAGAAGATGCTGATTGAATTTCATCACCATTAGCATTTGATAAGACTGCTAAAAAAGCAGTATTTATTCAAGGACCTTCAATTCTTCCAATTCACGCTAACGAAAAAGAAGACAAGGCAACTAAATTATTCATCAACTGAATGTTCCAACACGATTTAGAAAACTTTAAAATTGAAGAAGTATTTAAAGGAAAAACTACAACTAAAACATTTGAAGGCAAGCAAAAACCTATTGATATTTTCAATGAATACGGAAGCTATATTTCACCAACTAAGTCATACTTCTCATCAGATAAAGCAAGCAAATTAAATACAGCAACAAAAATAGCATTTGACAACTTTAAACAACTTGACAATAAAGATAGTGGTTATATCCCATCAGAAGATATTGCAACTTCATTATCAGATGTTTTAAGAGAAGCAATAACAAGTGCTGGAAAAGCAGCGTTATCAAAAGCAAACGTTAACGAAGTATTTGAATATAAGGAATTTGTTTCAAAAATTTTAGGTCAATTAAGTAACCAACTTTAATAGATTTTTATTAAATATTAATATTTAAAAAACATAAAAACAACCAAATTTGGTTGTTTTTATACGGAAATTAGAGAAATATAAAATGAAAAAATACAATAAATTTTTATTGATTTTAGCCTCATCTGCTAGCTTAGTGGTCGGGGCTCCGTTACTGTCCGTATCATGCAAGACAGTGAATAAAGAAAAAATAAATTTATCAAAATTTGATGTAATAAAGAAAAATTATGAAATTCCAGTATATGAATTTTCAAAAGTGGGAACAATTTTTAATAAATCAATAAATTATAGAATGTATGTCACTGATGAAAAAGGAAAAACTATTAGAGAAGTTTCTCAATCATTATGGGATTATTATAATTACATTGAAGGCGAAGTTACTAGAATTTTTGATGGTGACACCATTGAAATAAAAGTAACAAAGCAACCAAATCCTAAACCTGGTGGTAAAGTTCTTACTGTTCCTACAACAATGAGATTAAGAATTCCAATGATTGATACATTAGAAGAAAATACACCAGAAGTTGGAAAAGAAGAAAAGGAATTAGCAAAAAAAGATCATGCATATGCCGAAAAATTAATTCCTATTGGTTCAAAAGTTAGAGTAATTTCAAGCAATTGAAGTGAAAAAACATATGATAGATTTGTTGGATATGTCTTCTTTGGCAAAAATTTTGAAAGACAATTTGATATTGAAATGTTAGCAGGTGGATATACTCTTGCTAGATTAGATACAACAAAAGTTATTTCAGAATTTATTGCTGATTTATCAAAAGAAAGCACTGAAGCAAAGGAAATAAGAAGTTACTTGTTGCCTTATGCTGCATATGCAATTAATTATGGAATTTTAAATAGAAAAGGATTTTATGGTGAAGTTGCCAATATGCGTTCTCCATATGAACTAAGTTCAAAATATTTGGAACATGGACAAGGCATGGTTGATTTCTCACTTTCAATACTTCATTATAATTATTGAAAAAAGCCTGAATTGGCAACTAAAAGGAATAATATCTATAGATATTTAGAACAAATTAATCAAAATAAAAAATAAAAGGAAATTCTATGAAAGAAACAAAATCAAGAGAAGAATTATTAAAAGATATTCATAGTTTTTCTAAGCAACGTCATGAAATTAAAAAGACATTGCCTGCAATTGAAATTAAAAATTTAGTTATTGACTTTGGTGAATCACTAGCAGTCGATAATGCTTCATTTTGCATTAATAAAGGAGAATTAGTAACATTATTAGGACCATCTGGTTCTGGTAAAACAACTACCTTGAATGCCATTGCGGGACTTTTAAGACCAACAGGGGGAAAAATTTTCTTTTCAGGAATTGATGTAACAAAATTCTCACCTCAACAAAGAGAATTAGGATTGGTGTTCCAAAACTATGCACTATATCCTCACATGTCAGTTTACGAAAATATTGCATTTCCTCTATACAATGACAAACATTGACGTGAAGAGACTCTAGAAAAAACTAAATTATCACAATTGAAAATTTTTGAAATCATTTTAAATGCTTATAAAGTTGATGAAAAAGCAATTGAAGATTTAAAGACAAAATGCTACTATTCAATTGACAACCCTAAAGAAACTAAAAAGTATTTAAATGAATTAATTTCACAATATAATGATATTATTGATGAACAAATTAACAAATTAAACTTTTATAAAACTAAAAAAACAGCCGAAGGAACTTCGCTAACTAAAAATGTTTTGCAATATATTAAAAAACTAGGATTGCAACGCCAAGCAGAAATTTCAGAAGCTAGAGAAAAATTTTTGGGTGAAAAACAAAAACTTGATAGAGAATTTGAATTTACTCATGACAAAAATATTTTAAAAAATATATCAGTATTAAAATCAGAATTTTCAGATACTGTTTCTAAAATTAAATCTAAAAGTGCAGAAGAGATTGCTAATGCTAAAAAAGAATATTCTGAAAAATATAACGAAGCGTTAGCTCGTAATACTCAAGCAATTAAAGATGCAAAACTAGAACTAATGGAAAAGAAACGTGAACAAGCAGAATCTCCATTAGTTAATAAAATAAAAGAAATAAAGAATAGATACGTTTTAGTTTCAAAAATAACTAATGTTGAATATACAGAAGCAGTTGAAAATGTTTTTGGTTCGTTGTTCAATTCTCAAAATATAACAAAAGGTAGTTTTGATACTAAACTTAAGGCTTTAATATTTGCTTTGGATCAAGAAACTCAAAATCAAATTTCAGAAATTTCTAAAGATGTTTTGACAATTGACGAAGCAATCGTAAAAGATGTATTAGATGTAGCACAAAGAGTTGAAATTACAAAGAACTTAGCAAAACGTCCTACTCAAATGTCTGGTGGTCAACAACAACGTGTTGCCATAGCTAGAGCAATCGTTAAAAAACCAAAAATATTATTATTGGATGAACCATTGTCAAACTTGGATGCTAAGTTGCGTATTTCAACAAGAAAGTGAATACGTTCAATTCAACAAGAATTAGGAATTACAACCGTTTTTGTTACACACGATCAAGAAGAAGCTATGTCAATTAGCGATAAAATCGTATGTATGTCAACTGCTAAAATTCAACAAATTGGTTCTCCTATGGAACTATATTTGAAACCAAAAAATGAATTTGTTGCCAAATTCTTAGGTATGCCAGAAATGACAATATTTGAAGCTCAAATTAAAGATGGATATATAATTTATAACAATAAAAAACTACTTAAAGCTCCTGAAGGATATCAAAAATCTTCTATTGATGTTGGTATAAGAGGCGAATCTCTAATAGAAGAAGAAGAAGGAATATTTGAAGGAAGCATAAAATTAGTTGAACATTTAGGTAAGGAAATTCAAGCTCAAATATTTATCAAAGAATTAAATAAAATTGCAAACGTTTTCTTAGCTAAAAAACACAATTACGAATTAGGTGAAGTTGTTAAGTTAAATGCAAAAAGTGAAGGCTTATTCCATTTATTTGATGTAGACAGCAAAGAACGTGTATAATGAAAACCTATTTTTGAAAAAAATATAGAGTTAAAAACACTGGACTTGCCTTAAGCACATTAAATAACAGGGTTAGTTTTTGAAAGCCCTTCTTATTGATGTTGCCATCATTAATTACATTAACTTTATTTACTATAATTCCATTTATTTTGGTTTTAATCTTTTCATCAACATATCAAGTTGGTGCAACGGTTTATGATAAGGGATTTGGACTAAGAAACTATATTAAGTTGTCAAAAGATCCAATATTCCACATCGCTATTAGAAATACATTGGTTTATGCTATATTAGCTTTACCAATTAGCTTGGCGATTTCCATTTTAATTTCATCTGCAATAAGCTTTGTAATCAAACAAAGTTTCCGTAGATTTTGACAAACAGTATTCTTTCTACCATATGTAACATCAGGAATTGCTGTTTCAATCGCCTTTGCATTCTTATTTAGAACATCAGGCGGATTTATTAACATGCTAGCGGGTAAAAACATCCAATGGCTTGATAACCCAAATGATGGTAATTGAAATGCATTTGTTGTTATTTTAATTAGAGGTGTATGAGGAAATTTAGCCTTTCAAATTCTAATTTTAACAACTGCTATGCTATCAGTTAACCCTGATTTATATAAATCAGCTTCTATTGATGGAAGTTCAAATTTAAAACAATTTTTTGCAATTACTTTGCCATCAATTAGAAAAACAATTACTTTCCTATTTACAGTAGGAATTATTGGATCAATTAAAACATTCCCATTGGCTTTATTTGATAACAAACCTGCTGAAGCAGCTGCAAACTCTGGTATGAGTATCATGCTATATATATTCTGATATGTTCAACGTGGAGTAAATGGCGTTGCTGGAGCAGCATCATTGATACTATTTCTATTAGGCTTATTAGTATCATTTGGTTTAAGAAAATTAGTAAGCTTAGTGTTCTTTGCTAACAAGAAGATTGGAGAAATAAATGTCATTAGGAAAATTGAAAATAAAACATTGAAGAGAAAAGTCGTATTTAAGATCTAAGCAAGAGTTAATGTCGAAACCTTACTCTTCAACTAAGGCTAGTTCATTAATAGCATCTTGAGCATTTAAAATAATAATTTTAGTATTCTTCGCGTTAGTAATAATATTCCCATTCTACTTTATGATTGAAATGTCATTTGTAGAAAAACAATTAAGTACAGATTCAAGAACCACAATACTATTTCCAAGGGCAATAGTAGAAGGTGGAAAGAGTTTCTTCCCTGAAAACTATAGAGATGCTTTTGAATCAGGATTCCTTGAAGCACTAGTATTTACTGCTGGTATCACAACTTTCTCGGTATTAATTAGATTAGGATTTTCGATTACATTAGGATATGCACTATCATTAAGAAATTGAAGGGGGAAGAATTCGTTCTTTATCTTCTTTATATCGCTAATGATATTGCCGGAAGTCGCCTTACTAAGTGGTCAATACCGGTTAGTTGTAGCATTGGGTTGAACTATTGGATGAGGTCAATTCTTTGCATTAGTTATGCCATTTGCCGCTTCAATATTCTTTGGATATATGTATAAAAATGCATTTGAAGCAATACCAAACAGTGTTAAAGAATCATCAATGCTAGATGGCGCAAATGGAATCAAATACTTCTTTAAAATAGCAATGCCAATGGTTTCGGCAACAACCTGAACAGTTTGCATTCTTACAGCATTTGCATCATGGAACTCATATACATGACCTGCATTAATATTTAAAACTTTAGGTTCGCCTTGAAAACCTTTAAACCTATGAGTATTTACTACTGGTAAATCACAAGAATCAGAAATTCAAATTGTTTATACATCAATAAGAATGGCTGCAACTGTAATTGCAATTCTCCCAATGTTTATAATTTACTTCATATTAAAGAAGAGAATTATGAATGCAATTTCAAGACAAGGAAATGCAACAAAAGGATAGAATTATGGAAAAAGACATTAATGTTCAATTAGTAAAATTATCGAAATATCAAAAGAAAAGTAAAATTAAAAAAGTATTTATTTATATTGGTATAGGATTTGTATTAATTTCTTTGATTATTATAATGATATTGGGTGTATACGGTATAGTTGGTGGTCTAGACGGATTAATAAAAAAAGGTTTATAAAAAACTGTAATAAAAAATATCGCATTTGCGGTATTTTTTATTGATATTTTTTAGTTTGCAAATATAATATTTAAACAAAGTCAATAAAAAATTAGGAGAGATATATGGCCTATGGAACTAAAAATTTATTAATATTTAAGAATAATTTAATTCAAAATAAACAAAATTTAAAATCTTTTGCACTTAAATTAAGCTTTTATGTTTTAAAACAAATGCCACAAATTAAAAGTGTTATATTGGCATATGACAATGAGTATTGAAAAAAAATGAGCCAATACGTAACTTATTATTTAAAATCCAGAGGTATAAATGTTTATTTTTTACATAAGAATCATTTAGGAGTTCCGTTTTCATTCCTGGAATTTGCTTTTAAAAAATTAAATACCTTGGACTTAGCAATATATTTTTCTTTTTTTGACAGTAAATCATGTGAAATTCAAACTATTTTTAAAAATCATCAAGAGATAAATTTTTTTGATTTTAATAATTTCAACCTCAATGAAAATGAATATCAATTTTTAAATGATGAGCCAATATATTTAGATACTAAGATGTTGCTTAATGATTATTTAAACCAAATTACTTCAAATAGAGTAACTAAATATCATAATTCAATCCTTAATTTAATAATTAACAAATATCAATATAATTTTGAATTAATTAAGAAGATTATGGGTTTTGACGATTTAGGATATAAATTTATTAATAAACAAAAATTCACTAACGATACAATTTTTAGAGTTTCTAAAACTTTGTTAACTAGAGGCACGCAGTTTAATTATTTCGCTAGATTTTTTATAAATCAAGAAGTTAAATATTATTTAGCACATAAAAAAATATTTAGTTATGATTTTAAACAAATTTTAAATGAACATTTAGTTGCATTATATATTAAATTTCAAAACACATTCTTTAGCTCAATGCTAATAAATGATAATTTTTTTAAAATAAATAAAATTTATATAAACCAACTTTATCCCACTCCTATTTTAATAAAAGTTTGTGAAATGTTTGACATAGAATATAGTTTTGTTTTGCATCAACAAGACATTATTTTAAACGACAATGAAAACGTTTTGTATGTTGATAATAATGATATTTCATTTTTAAGTGCTGAGTATAATTATAGAGATTCATTTAAGACATTTTTTTATATTAATGAAATGTTAAACTATTTTGAAACTCAGCAAATTGATATTTTTGACATTGAAAAAGAATTGAAATTAAAATTCTTAACTTATAAAGAATTTGAAATTGAATGTAGTATTGCAAATTTAGTTCATTTTAAAGACAAATTAAGTATTCAAAAATCAATATCTCGTATTGAAATTGATCAATTAACAGTTTTTGAAAACAAACAAGACAAATATATAAAATATATTGCTAAGATAGCATTAAAAACCAATCCTCAATGTTTTATATCTATTAGTTATAATGAAATCTCTTGCAAGTTGAAATTTTCTGTTTTTTATTCGCAAACTACAAAAATTTTCAATAAAATCAAAGAGTATTTTAACAAATTTCTTTTATTAAACAAAAAAATTCGCAACTAAGCGAATTTTTTAATATTATTCCTGGAACAAAAGCTTAATTTTATTAATAAATTCATCGTAGTCAAAAATTTTTAAAACATTGGCATCACTCAATATTGATCTAGCTGCTTGCTTTATTGCATCTCTTAATTGACCACTTCTTCTAGTTGCAACATCATCGGCAGGTTTGTATATTGATCCTTCATTGATTAAATGTTTAAAGTTTGTGAATGCTACTTCTTCGGCAATATTTTTTGTTACGTTCTTTGCATCTTGGCTTAGAAATTTAGTTGTAGGAGAAATATAACCACTAAAGATATTAAAAGCGTCTATTGCTTTTGTACCATCGGGGAATCTTTGAACATTTATCTTTTTACCCTTACTATCAACTTTATAAAGCTCTAAATTATTCAATGGTTGTGTATACATTCAATTAATAAATAATTTAGTTGCTTTGTCTTCTCTTTTATTTGCATGAACCGGAATTACAGAAGGACCTTGAAGAATGATTCCTCTATATTTTTCATTTTCTGAATATGAATAAGGGGGCGATATTATATCTACATCTTCTTGATTAATAAAATTATTAGCATTTAATACATTGACCTCTACATCTTTTTTGTCAATAAAGAAATATTCGTTATTGTCATTGTTAAAGAATTTTCCTAAATAAATTCCTTGAAATTTAGTTATTTTATTTCCGATTTTTAATTCGATTTTATCTTCAATTTTGTTGTATGAATATTCAGGTCCAGAAACAATAAATCCTGCCTTGCCTTGTAATTTTTTAGCTTCTTTTGTTGATAAAGAAGATATTTTTTTAATATATCTAGGATTTTGTTCTGCATCTTTTATATCTTTTTCACTAGCATCTGCTGTTCAAATTGTATTCGAATATTTATCATTCAATTGTTTAAATTTCGATAATCATTTTTCATTATTTTTGGGAGTATCGTTTAATATTTCAATTGTTGTGTTTGGATTTAACACTCTATTTGCTTGTTTGATTGTATAATTGTTATTTTTTCCATTTTCACTAACAAAAGTGTAATGATATGCAGCTGTTGAAGTAATAACCATTGCTAATTTATAGGTGGTAAAAATGCCTGTTCCTCAAACACCTTGTTTAGCTACTCAAACGGCACCTTCTTGAATACCTTTTAAAATAATAGAAGAAACTTTTTTAAATAATTTCGCTTGTTGGCTATCAGGATTTTCAATAAAATTGTCATAATTGTAGCCACCAGTTGTTGGGCAATTATTATCTGGGTTTATATAGTTTTTATTGATATCACCGCCAATGATTGATGTTGCCATAACATTGATAGCCGAAGGTATTTCATCTATTCCCAAAACATTTAATGTAGGGTCAGCATTATATAATCTTTTTGCTTGAATTGCAAAGTTAATTAAATCACTATAATTGTCAAATAATTTATCTGACATTTCTGGCAATTCTTTTAATATTTCAGGTGTTAATTTTTTTAAATTTTCTGGTGTTGTTTTTGAATATGCTCAAATACTATCAACGCCTTCTGCTTCTTGTTTATTATTATTGTAATAGTCTAAATAAGATTGCAATTTGCTGCTATTTTGACTATCTAATTTAACTCCTAAAGCCATTAATTCTTTAACGAATTTTCCAATTAATGCTTTAGCTACTGCAGTCATTTCTCCTGAACGAGATAGAGGTATTGCTCATTTTTTGTTATCTTTATTATTTGCAATTAAAGAGTTTGCAACATTAAATACAGGTTCAATGTTATATTTTTTAAAATCTTTGTCTTCAATTGCTAAATTCATTTTGTGATTTGCATATAAAGCAGCTGCTGATGCGTAATTTAATAAAATGTTGTGAAAATCTTTCCTATTTTTTACTTTTAAATCAAGTGCAATTGAAGATGTATTATATCCTGAAGCTAGTCAGGAAATTTTTAAAGGCAAGTATCCTTCAGATTGCTTGTTATTGTCTTTGATTCATTTGTTGTATGTATCAACAATCCCTTGAATAGCAAGCCCTTGCCAATCATTTTTTAAAAATCCCATTGCTAATACTAATTGGCCATCATCTTCTTGGTCAAATCCGTATTTCGAATTTTCTGTTGTTGAACATGAGGATAAAATCAATGTAGTCGTAGGAAGTAAACCTATAGTCATTAAAGTGAATAATTTGCCAAGTCTTTTCATATAATCTGTTTCCTTTAAAAATGTATAAGAAATGAACTACAAATTCATATAACCGTGTTGTTCTCTACTGGTTTTAAAACCATGTAGTAATATAAAATATATTTTAAATATAAACCCAAATTTCTTATTTTAACTAATGAAATAAATTATATATT is a window of Metamycoplasma hominis ATCC 23114 DNA encoding:
- a CDS encoding thermonuclease family protein; the protein is MNKEKINLSKFDVIKKNYEIPVYEFSKVGTIFNKSINYRMYVTDEKGKTIREVSQSLWDYYNYIEGEVTRIFDGDTIEIKVTKQPNPKPGGKVLTVPTTMRLRIPMIDTLEENTPEVGKEEKELAKKDHAYAEKLIPIGSKVRVISSNWSEKTYDRFVGYVFFGKNFERQFDIEMLAGGYTLARLDTTKVISEFIADLSKESTEAKEIRSYLLPYAAYAINYGILNRKGFYGEVANMRSPYELSSKYLEHGQGMVDFSLSILHYNYWKKPELATKRNNIYRYLEQINQNKK
- a CDS encoding ATP-binding cassette domain-containing protein gives rise to the protein MKETKSREELLKDIHSFSKQRHEIKKTLPAIEIKNLVIDFGESLAVDNASFCINKGELVTLLGPSGSGKTTTLNAIAGLLRPTGGKIFFSGIDVTKFSPQQRELGLVFQNYALYPHMSVYENIAFPLYNDKHWREETLEKTKLSQLKIFEIILNAYKVDEKAIEDLKTKCYYSIDNPKETKKYLNELISQYNDIIDEQINKLNFYKTKKTAEGTSLTKNVLQYIKKLGLQRQAEISEAREKFLGEKQKLDREFEFTHDKNILKNISVLKSEFSDTVSKIKSKSAEEIANAKKEYSEKYNEALARNTQAIKDAKLELMEKKREQAESPLVNKIKEIKNRYVLVSKITNVEYTEAVENVFGSLFNSQNITKGSFDTKLKALIFALDQETQNQISEISKDVLTIDEAIVKDVLDVAQRVEITKNLAKRPTQMSGGQQQRVAIARAIVKKPKILLLDEPLSNLDAKLRISTRKWIRSIQQELGITTVFVTHDQEEAMSISDKIVCMSTAKIQQIGSPMELYLKPKNEFVAKFLGMPEMTIFEAQIKDGYIIYNNKKLLKAPEGYQKSSIDVGIRGESLIEEEEGIFEGSIKLVEHLGKEIQAQIFIKELNKIANVFLAKKHNYELGEVVKLNAKSEGLFHLFDVDSKERV
- a CDS encoding carbohydrate ABC transporter permease; this translates as MKTYFWKKYRVKNTGLALSTLNNRVSFWKPFLLMLPSLITLTLFTIIPFILVLIFSSTYQVGATVYDKGFGLRNYIKLSKDPIFHIAIRNTLVYAILALPISLAISILISSAISFVIKQSFRRFWQTVFFLPYVTSGIAVSIAFAFLFRTSGGFINMLAGKNIQWLDNPNDGNWNAFVVILIRGVWGNLAFQILILTTAMLSVNPDLYKSASIDGSSNLKQFFAITLPSIRKTITFLFTVGIIGSIKTFPLALFDNKPAEAAANSGMSIMLYIFWYVQRGVNGVAGAASLILFLLGLLVSFGLRKLVSLVFFANKKIGEINVIRKIENKTLKRKVVFKI
- a CDS encoding carbohydrate ABC transporter permease — protein: MSLGKLKIKHWREKSYLRSKQELMSKPYSSTKASSLIASWAFKIIILVFFALVIIFPFYFMIEMSFVEKQLSTDSRTTILFPRAIVEGGKSFFPENYRDAFESGFLEALVFTAGITTFSVLIRLGFSITLGYALSLRNWRGKNSFFIFFISLMILPEVALLSGQYRLVVALGWTIGWGQFFALVMPFAASIFFGYMYKNAFEAIPNSVKESSMLDGANGIKYFFKIAMPMVSATTWTVCILTAFASWNSYTWPALIFKTLGSPWKPLNLWVFTTGKSQESEIQIVYTSIRMAATVIAILPMFIIYFILKKRIMNAISRQGNATKG
- a CDS encoding P68 family surface lipoprotein, whose product is MKRLGKLFTLMTIGLLPTTTLILSSCSTTENSKYGFDQEDDGQLVLAMGFLKNDWQGLAIQGIVDTYNKWIKDNNKQSEGYLPLKISWLASGYNTSSIALDLKVKNRKDFHNILLNYASAAALYANHKMNLAIEDKDFKKYNIEPVFNVANSLIANNKDNKKWAIPLSRSGEMTAVAKALIGKFVKELMALGVKLDSQNSSKLQSYLDYYNNNKQEAEGVDSIWAYSKTTPENLKKLTPEILKELPEMSDKLFDNYSDLINFAIQAKRLYNADPTLNVLGIDEIPSAINVMATSIIGGDINKNYINPDNNCPTTGGYNYDNFIENPDSQQAKLFKKVSSIILKGIQEGAVWVAKQGVWGTGIFTTYKLAMVITSTAAYHYTFVSENGKNNNYTIKQANRVLNPNTTIEILNDTPKNNEKWLSKFKQLNDKYSNTIWTADASEKDIKDAEQNPRYIKKISSLSTKEAKKLQGKAGFIVSGPEYSYNKIEDKIELKIGNKITKFQGIYLGKFFNNDNNEYFFIDKKDVEVNVLNANNFINQEDVDIISPPYSYSENEKYRGIILQGPSVIPVHANKREDKATKLFINWMYTQPLNNLELYKVDSKGKKINVQRFPDGTKAIDAFNIFSGYISPTTKFLSQDAKNVTKNIAEEVAFTNFKHLINEGSIYKPADDVATRRSGQLRDAIKQAARSILSDANVLKIFDYDEFINKIKLLFQE